Genomic segment of Candoia aspera isolate rCanAsp1 chromosome 2, rCanAsp1.hap2, whole genome shotgun sequence:
GAGTTGAATTCTCCTAGACCGGACAAAGGAGAATCCTTGGTCTCCCTTTGCTTGCAGAAAACTACCGGAAGTGCCCGTGCAGAAGAGCGGGTGAAGCCACTTCCGGTGCCCTTTTCCCCACCTTTTCCTGGTGGGAATCATACTTTTGAAAACTGTATCTTCTTAGCTTTGGCAACACTCCGCATCTGTGGAAGAGTCTCCTCTGGCTTAGAGGGTGGAGGCATTTCACTGCAGGGAGAAGTGAGTTGTTGAAAAAAatagggggtgggtgggatgttCTGGCTTTGAAAGAGAGGCTGAGGGAGAACAAGACATTCCAGGAGAGGCTGTACAAGAGACGGGCGGAGGCGACTGGAGAGAAATACTGCTAGGGGTGGAATGGGAATAGGCGTTCCAGGAAAGTATGCATTCTTTGCATCAGAAACTTTATGGTAGTCTGCAGCTGGATCTGGAGGTTCCATTAGGAAATCGTGATAGTGCACTTGCCTTTCCGTTTATAAACATACTGGTTTGCCCTGTGTAGCCAGTCTCTTAGGAGTGATATTTGGAGTTTTTGATTGacgatgtgccatcaagtctttttTGACTgccagcaaccacacagattttctccatgacgacctATCCTTACAGTGACTGTATTTTCTTGGGAAACATAAAGGGCAAatctgaaaagggggcaaatctaaAAGAGGTTcggaagcatattttaaaaattggttatcactttgctttacagaggaaaattcaagagcaaaaccaagacaGTAAATGCTTCAGTTGAATAAATGtaaagggcagctttctgaaataaaggactgtcctttataatatataattataaattttattgattgatttatttatcgaatttttgtcaccgcccatctcccccacaaggagagaCTCTTTTTTaatcattacatttatttatatgtaataattataaaataataaaggatgtaGGGTCACTGTATCTACCCCTAGCccggtccttcaggtcttccaacagttctCTCATGGCCATTGTAGCTGCGTccaccccccttgctgctggtcctgctcttcttccctttccttccactttcccagcatcagagcctcctccagagagcgggGTCTTCACATCGTGTGcccgaagtaggataatctgagcctggccctttgtgcctcaagtgagaactctggggtgatttgttctgtgatccgtCGCTTTGTCTTCTTGGCTGCCCACGGtctcctcaggagtcttctccaaccccaaagttcatgAGCATCAAtacaatactcttcctatcctgcttcttcaaagtccaacttttgcttccacagagtgtcagaGGGAATACCGTGATGTGCACGGTCCTGATCTTTGTTGATATAGAcgcatcacagcatctgaatctcttttcccaggccttcatggctgctctaccaagtgctagtttatGGCGTatttttgactgctggttcctttattgttggtGGTAAACAGAACGAGTCAGAGCAAGATGAGAATCTTTGAATTTGCTACTTGTAGTTCACATCCTTTCTGCAGTGGAGGAAATTGTATTCCGTTAAACTAGGCAGCTTACCAATCACTGCAAGACATGCACCCCTCCGTAAAATTCCACTGATGGTCCCTTTTATGGCCACACTTTGTGAAGCAGATCAGTGCACCCCTCGTGCAATCTGCTCCGTCTCTCTCTTTAGGTAGGATTGGGTCAATGTCTGCTTTCTCCCTGTCGGTGAATTAATTTAGGCTGTGCTGCTTCATGCTTCTTCTGAGATAAAGAAGGAAGTTCAGTATTGTAGCTTAGTAGATATATTTTAAACGGAATGTTAATCTAGTATATTAAATTTAAGGGCCATGGGACCATTCCAAGGCAGCGTGCgtagctgtcagccctttgaggtggaccaggtcaggaaagagaCTACAAAGACTCCTGGAGCTTTACTCTATTGTTGCaaagtataataacagaatcttgaaaacctcaCAGAGATCCTCTCTCCCTGCTCTTATATTCAAAAAACCATCAAGGTGGAGCAATCCTCAGTTTCTTTCTCAGTTCTTCCAGTCTTTCTGGTGTCCACATACCATCGTTTTCTCCATACACCTCCACAACagcataaatataatataaacgtTGTGTTAAAAAGTATGTGTAAAAAGCATCCTAGTGTGTGTCAGCCTGCTGTCCCTTCATATTTCCTCATCTGCCTTGTGAGCTTAATGTTATCCTAACTGATAGAAAGTTGTTTCTTCCTCGTACAACTTTTGCAGCATACATATTGTCCTCTTTTAGGCAAAATTGGTTAAGTACCTCTGCTACCAACATTCTGTATTGGCTACCTTATATGCTTTCTGGAGTAGAAAGCAGAGCAATCTTTTATTGAACCAAGAACCAGATATGGCTTTTGAGGAGCAAGCTGAGGGTCACATTTCATAAAGTGGCAGAGCCAAGAGAAGTAAGCGTCAGGGGacatgataaaaattaaatttgattttctCAAATATATGTTTAAGCTAATTGAACATACATTTAAATTCATTAGATTGAATAGATTAACCACAATAAACAGGCCATGTGTTAAATTTTTCATCACAGCAGGTGATGGCACCTAGTACCTAGCTAACATTGGGTTATATCTCAAAAAAAACCAATTATCTCACttgttttaaaattgttaaaacagGGAACAGCATAGCTCAGAGCCTTTGAGAAATAATATCCATGATGTTTTGTTCCTGCTTTTTGCCattagtacaagtagtcctcacttactgactgcaattaGGACTGGCAGCTCCGATGCTAAGCGATATGGTCGTAaaatgaaacatcatgtgaccgcacccaACTTACTATGTCAGttccaatcaaagcgaatatttgtagctcagggttgaactgtgaagtccttgctgctctccgagccatgttgttttcttgcagacgtttcattgccagactaggcaacctcttcagtgcaaagagggagagggccttgctctctctaCCAACACAAGCTAGACacaccacagtatataaactgagagcaaggcccactccctctttgcactgaagatgttgcctagtctggcaatgaaacgtctgcaagaaaacaacacagctCGGAGAGCAGCAGTTCCTGCTGCAGTCGTGAAGTGCATCACCCGTGGTCACTAAGCACGATGTTgcgtgactgtgacttgtgacctCTTGCTGGCTgcttcattgactttgcttgtcagcagcttgctgtgaagctcacaaatggcaaacacatgaccgtgggacgctgTGACTGTCGTAAATGCacgctggttgccaaatgcccaaattgtgatcacgtgaccgcacggATGCCACGATGGCTGCAACTTCGGGGATTGGTTGAAAatctttttcagtgccgttgtaacttcgaacggttgctgaacgagaAGTCGGtcagggaggactacctgtagcacctCCCTCCCTCCGTGACTGAAGACATCCCTTCTTTCCCCTGCAGGTCAATTAAAGAGTCTCCTGTTATTTTCCAGCCAGCAGGTCTGCACAGCCATCAGAAGTGCTGGGAGCctggaaaacaaaacagttgGAAGAAAGGGGCGTCAACTTCCGTTTCCCGAATGGAGGAGCAGGAGGCAACTGGGCCTAGTGTGTGGGAAAGACTGGAGGGTCTGCCCAAAGCCCCACTGGTGGCACAGATGGGCAACGCTGAAGAGCTTCTGATGGAGGCCCCTCTGCCTCCCGTGAAGCAGGAACCCACTGAGGGCCTGCAGGACCTCTGGGAGGCCCAGTGGCAGGAGTTCCTCAGGACCCTGCAGGCGCCCGACTTGGAGTGGGGGGCTTCACAGATGTATGAGCGGCCCATGCCCTGGGACGACGccaaggccttcctggcctcCTTCGAGCAAGTCGCCACCGCGTGCCGGTGGCCTCGGGAGAAGTGGGTGACCTTTCTCCGGCCAGCCCTGAGTGGAGAGGCTGAGCAAGCCTTTGGCAGCCTCTGCGCTAAAGAGAAGGGGGACTATGGGAAGGTGAAGGCGGCCATCTTGGAGGAAGAGGCCGCCACACGGGAGAGGCGACGCCAGCACTTCCGGGAACTCCGCTATCGGGATGCGGAAGGGCCAAGAGGTGTTTGCGGGCAACTGCGGGAGCTCAGCTGCCAGTGGCTGAAAATCGAGAGACACACCAAGGATGAGATCTTGGAGCTGCTGATCCTGGAGCAGTTTCTGAGCATCCTGCCAGCAGCCATGCAGAGTTGGGTGCGGAACCATCAACCAGGCAGCTGcacccaggcggtggccctggcagAGGACTTCCTGGTGAAGTGGCACGAGGCCAAGAAAGTGGAGCAAAAGGTGGGAGGAGGATGACCTTAGGGCCCTGAAGCTGGGGCGTTGGGTGGGGTTAAAAGCAGCAAGGTGGTGGCTGTGACCGTCCCTTTATATTCTGCATCTCTCactgcacaggtagtcctcgtttaacaaccacaattgggaccgaaatttcagttgctaagtgaagcagtcattaagcgactcTGACCCAATTTCACAATCTTTTTTgtgatggtcgttaagcaaattgcCACAGGCGTTAAgagaaccacgtggttgttaagcgaatcacacggttccccattgattttgtttgccagaagccagccgggaaggttgaaaatggtaatcttgtgaccatgggatgttgcaatagtcataaatgcgaaccggtcgccaagtgcctgaattttgatcacgtgaccatggagatGCAACGTAAGTGTGAGGAGtggttgcaagtcatttttttcagcaccatttttcagcaccgtcataagtctgaatcatcactaaacaaatggttgttaagtgaggactacctgtacaccatgGATGCCCCTGCTCTGGAGGAACCTTCTCCAGCCCAATGATGGAGCTACATAGGACCCCAGGTTAGCCTTCCTCAAACCAGGCATAACTCAAGATTTATTGCCGTACTTTGTGGCCTGGGCAAGCACTGCCCATCAGCAGACCGACAGCATTTCCTCTTTTAAAACTGATCTAGGTTTAAAAGTCTGAGTCGCAACGAGATGTTGCAGTATAGATGGCTGCCACTTCAGCAGTGAGTGAATTCAGTACCTATGGAGTGTGCTGGGTCCTCAAGAGTCAGTTCTGTGAGGTTTtcattccatctctctctccGTGTCTTGCTTTTTTGGCaccctttttttttagatttttttctatcctgcctttattatctttataaataactcaaagcggggaacatacccaatactccttcttcctccttttccccccacaacaacaaccctgtgaggtgggctgggctgagaaagagggactggcccaaggtcacccagctggctttcatgcctgaggcgggactagaactctcataccacgcctgattggctcttgggctgagagagagggactggcccaaggtcacccagccggctttcatgcctgaggcgggactagaactctcataccacgcctgattggctcttgggctgagagagaaggactggcccaaggtcacccagctggctttcatgcctgaggcgggattagaactctcataccacgcctgattggctcttggcctgagagggagggactggcccaaggtcacccagccggctgtcatgcctaaggtgggactggaactcacagcctcctggattctagcttggtgccttaaccactacaccagtgcttctcaaccttggcagctggaagatgtgtggacttcaacccccagaattccccagccagcatcctggctggagaattctgggggttgaagtccacacatcttccagctgccaaggttgagaagcactgcactagaccaaactggctctactcgGTTACAGTCTAATCCACTCTGTTGGATTCTTGAACCGAGACTAACCTAGATAAAAAGCCTGAATTTCTTCATTCCTGCATATTGAACACTCCCTCCTCCCAGCTCCCCTCCTCAAATTCTCAGGACTTTTTAAACTGGGAAGATTGACAAAGGTGCTAGGATCCAAGATTGGCTAGCGTGCTGATGTGAAATGTTACATGTGTTCATGTATGCATCCATTAACACATGCCCTGTTtttgtcttcttcttctattagttTCCTTTAACTGTCATACTTCGAGccttttggagttgggcagcccctAAACTGAACAAATCAAATTAatccccttttttgttttataactTCCTGTACTGTTcgtttctttctgtttctcctaTATatttaatcaagaaaaaaaaaacagacatacTTTTAAAGACTTGGCTTCCAGGATTCTAGGCAGCAGCACCCCCTAGGAGAGATCGACGTTGGCACGATGGTAGACGTACCGTTGTGAGGCAGCCCCCGTTGCATCACAATGCTGCGTCCACCACGTAGCTAGGTCTGGTGCAGCAGCCTGGAAGATCTGCCAGAccctgatgggccaattttccaTAGCCAAACACATCCTATGGAactgtaattcatttaaattttagatatatCACTTTTTTGTAATTGTAGATATTATTATACTTTATACAGTTTCAgggtttattttataatttaaatatagaccgcaccctggacctcactcataGATGTTAGTTAGATGGTTTTATACATGTATTTTAACGtggtcttaaattttattttgtttaccaTCTATTCAGATAGATTTATACATATTcactgagcactctgcttgtactggtctatgactgtcgTAAGTTGAATTGATTACTGGAAGCTATGTCCACCATGTTGCCAATTTTGACTGAGCCCCCCTCTGTAGGCACTGGTGATTCCTAGACAGGTTCTTTTCATTCATCCTGAATGGAAAAGGCTCACTGACATCAGCCACCTCCCTGCTTTCAAGTCCCACCTTCTCAATGCATTCTCTCCTCGCTGCTCTTTCAGGTGCCTAGACCACATGCAGAGGAGGCTGAGGAATCTTCTGAGATAGGCCAGGTTCTTCTGCTGGATTTCAGGACTGCCCAGGTCAGCAGAGAAGCCAAGGAAGGACAGGGCAAGGAGGCAACATGGCTGAGTAAGGCTCCATGTCTCTTGGAAGTTTCCGCTCcagttccttttcttctgttGCAGCCACAAGACTTTGGACTAGAGTCCCCTTCATCAAATGCCATCAGTGGGATGCTAAGCTTTACTCTGAAAGATCTAGTGCCAAGCATGTTCACCTTtgtctatttttaaaagcatatttcagGGTGCGGTAGCCCTGTCAAGGTGGAGTGCTGTTTTCAaaccaaacctttaaaaaaatcaaagatgtTTTTGAAAGGTGCAAGCTGCTTTAAATGAAGAGCAAAACAGTACATGGTGTTTTTTATAAAATGCTGATATAATGTTGCAGAGGTATTTACAGACCAtccactttattattttattccagtAATTTGTGTGTTGCCAACTCACCAGCCTTTGAGCAActtaaaatgctaaaaaaaattaaactacagttatttataaaatcagTCCCAAAATATCCATATGTCTATCACTGTCATCTTCCAAAGTCTATGTGTTTTTTCCAACGCCTCCCCTCCAAATTATCCCAAAGGAATTCCTCCAACTTCCAAATGGCAAATAAGTTATTATTTGTTCCTGAGGCAACATCACAACCATTTTACTTGGAAGCTTAGTATGATCAAGAAATCATATGGCTCCCTCCATCTGCCGGAGTGCTCTGTTACTGATCTATGCTGTTTCTGTTTCAAAAGTTGAGGGGTACAGATCCTGGTTAAGAATCTCTGTTTTCATTCTGCAGATAATAAGCAGGCATGGGAGAAAGAGGTGGATTCCATTCATCACAAAGGACAAGAACAACTCAAGGATGTTTCTCTGGGAACAAAAAAGGACTTCCAATACTGTAAGAATGGAGGAACATTGGAAGGTCGGAACGAAGTGGGGAATGGGCAGGAGCTGGGTCCTGAGAAGGGGACGGACAGGACTATTTTCGGTGGGCAGTGCCACAGAACAGC
This window contains:
- the LOC134489835 gene encoding zinc finger and SCAN domain-containing protein 30-like, with protein sequence MEEQEATGPSVWERLEGLPKAPLVAQMGNAEELLMEAPLPPVKQEPTEGLQDLWEAQWQEFLRTLQAPDLEWGASQMYERPMPWDDAKAFLASFEQVATACRWPREKWVTFLRPALSGEAEQAFGSLCAKEKGDYGKVKAAILEEEAATRERRRQHFRELRYRDAEGPRGVCGQLRELSCQWLKIERHTKDEILELLILEQFLSILPAAMQSWVRNHQPGSCTQAVALAEDFLVKWHEAKKVEQKVGGG